In Streptomyces longhuiensis, the following proteins share a genomic window:
- a CDS encoding DUF2087 domain-containing protein produces the protein MDQLMSALADPERLKLYARIVLDELEPRDEDSPAVRKHLGRLVSTGLVERRPDGTLRADPSVFRRERPAEIHPAVPRRLTGFFARGRLTSIPVRATVRRELLVHLTDTLFDTERTYTEGEVNDAFRTVHEDTSALRGYCVSDGLLVRERDGSSYRRAHA, from the coding sequence ATGGACCAGCTCATGTCCGCGCTCGCCGACCCCGAACGACTGAAGCTCTACGCGCGGATCGTGCTGGACGAGCTGGAGCCACGCGACGAGGACTCCCCGGCCGTCCGCAAACACCTGGGACGACTCGTCTCCACCGGGCTCGTCGAACGACGGCCGGACGGAACGCTGCGGGCGGACCCCTCCGTGTTCCGCCGCGAGCGCCCGGCGGAGATCCATCCCGCCGTGCCGCGCCGCCTCACGGGGTTCTTCGCACGCGGCCGCCTCACCTCGATCCCGGTCCGCGCCACCGTGCGCCGCGAACTCCTCGTCCACCTCACGGACACGCTCTTCGACACCGAGCGCACCTACACCGAGGGGGAGGTCAACGACGCGTTCCGCACCGTCCACGAGGACACCTCGGCGCTGCGCGGGTACTGCGTGAGCGACGGGCTGCTCGTACGGGAGCGCGACGGCAGCAGCTACCGCAGGGCGCACGCGTAG
- the pgi gene encoding glucose-6-phosphate isomerase: MNAESRTRLNQMPEWTALAKHREELGDVQLRELFAADPARGSGYTLQVGDLNVDYSKHLVTDETLRLLRELAAATDVFGLRDAMFRGEKINTTEDRAVLHTALRAPRDAVVEVDGENVVPQVHAVLDKMAVFAGKVRSGEWTGHTGKRIKNVVNIGIGGSDLGPAMAYEVLRSFTDRDLTVRFVSNVDGADLHEAVRDLDPAETLFIIASKTFTTIETITNATSARNWLLTGLRAGQDAVAKHFVALSTNAEKVSDFGIDTANMFEFWDWVGGRYSYDSAIGLSLMIAIGPDAFREMLDGFHLVDEHFRTAPAESNVPLLMGLLGIWYGNFHDAQSHAVLPYSHYLSKFTAYLQQLDMESNGKSVTRDGTEVDWQTGPVVWGTPGTNGQHAYYQLIHQGKKLIPADFIGFAEPVADLLPGLVAQHDLLMANFFAQTQALAFGKTPAEVRAEGVPEELVPHKTFRGNHPTTTILAKRLTPFVLGQLIALYEHKVFVQGAVWNIDSFDQWGVELGKVLAKRVEPALTEGADVPGLDPSTKALVAKYRELRGR, translated from the coding sequence ATGAACGCAGAAAGCCGTACCAGGCTCAATCAGATGCCCGAGTGGACGGCGCTCGCCAAGCACCGGGAAGAACTCGGCGACGTGCAGCTGCGTGAGCTGTTCGCCGCCGATCCGGCGCGCGGCTCCGGCTACACGCTCCAGGTCGGTGACCTGAACGTCGACTATTCCAAGCACCTCGTCACGGACGAGACGCTGCGCCTGCTGCGCGAGCTCGCCGCCGCGACCGACGTCTTCGGGCTGCGGGACGCCATGTTCCGCGGCGAGAAGATCAATACGACCGAGGACCGGGCCGTGCTGCACACGGCGTTGCGGGCCCCGCGTGACGCGGTGGTCGAGGTCGACGGTGAGAACGTCGTCCCGCAGGTGCATGCCGTCCTCGACAAGATGGCCGTGTTCGCGGGCAAGGTCCGTTCGGGGGAGTGGACGGGGCACACCGGCAAGCGGATCAAGAACGTCGTGAACATCGGCATCGGCGGCTCGGACCTGGGTCCCGCGATGGCGTACGAGGTGCTTCGCTCCTTCACCGACCGGGACCTGACGGTCCGTTTCGTGTCGAACGTGGACGGTGCTGACCTGCACGAGGCCGTGCGTGATCTCGATCCGGCCGAGACGCTGTTCATCATCGCCTCGAAGACGTTCACCACGATCGAGACGATCACCAACGCGACCTCCGCGCGCAACTGGCTCCTCACGGGCCTGAGGGCCGGCCAGGACGCCGTGGCCAAGCACTTCGTGGCCCTGTCGACGAACGCCGAGAAGGTGTCCGACTTCGGCATCGACACGGCCAACATGTTCGAGTTCTGGGACTGGGTCGGAGGCCGTTACTCGTACGACTCGGCCATCGGCCTCTCGCTGATGATCGCGATCGGCCCGGACGCCTTCCGGGAGATGCTCGACGGGTTCCACCTCGTCGACGAGCACTTCCGCACCGCCCCCGCCGAGTCCAACGTCCCCCTCCTGATGGGCCTGTTGGGCATCTGGTACGGCAACTTCCACGACGCGCAGTCGCACGCGGTGCTCCCGTACTCGCACTACCTGTCCAAGTTCACGGCGTACCTCCAACAGCTCGACATGGAGTCGAACGGCAAGTCCGTCACGCGGGACGGCACGGAGGTCGACTGGCAGACGGGTCCCGTCGTCTGGGGCACCCCCGGCACCAACGGGCAGCACGCCTACTACCAACTGATCCACCAGGGAAAGAAGTTGATCCCGGCGGACTTCATCGGGTTCGCCGAGCCCGTGGCGGACCTGTTGCCGGGACTCGTCGCACAGCACGACCTGTTGATGGCCAACTTCTTCGCGCAGACGCAGGCCCTCGCCTTCGGCAAGACCCCGGCCGAGGTCCGTGCCGAGGGCGTGCCCGAGGAACTCGTGCCGCACAAGACGTTCCGGGGCAACCACCCGACGACGACGATCCTCGCGAAGCGGCTCACGCCGTTCGTCCTGGGCCAGCTCATCGCCCTCTACGAGCACAAGGTGTTCGTCCAGGGCGCCGTCTGGAACATCGACTCCTTCGACCAGTGGGGCGTCGAACTCGGCAAGGTCCTCGCCAAGCGCGTCGAGCCCGCCCTCACCGAGGGCGCCGACGTGCCGGGGCTCGACCCGTCCACCAAGGCGCTGGTGGCCAAGTACCGCGAGTTGCGGGGCCGTTGA
- a CDS encoding RNA polymerase-binding protein RbpA, with translation MASGNAIRGSRVGAGPMGEAERGESAPRLRISFWCSNGHETQPSFASDAQVPETWDCPRCGFPAGQDRDNPPDPPRTEPYKTHLAYVRERRSDADGEAILAEALAKLRGEI, from the coding sequence GTGGCAAGTGGCAACGCGATCCGAGGAAGTCGGGTCGGGGCGGGGCCGATGGGCGAGGCCGAGCGCGGCGAGTCCGCGCCGCGTCTGCGCATCTCCTTCTGGTGCTCCAACGGGCACGAGACGCAGCCGAGCTTCGCCTCCGACGCGCAGGTGCCGGAGACTTGGGACTGTCCGCGCTGCGGCTTCCCTGCCGGGCAGGACCGGGACAACCCGCCGGACCCGCCGCGCACCGAGCCCTACAAGACGCACCTCGCGTATGTGCGCGAGCGGCGCAGTGACGCGGACGGCGAGGCGATCCTCGCGGAGGCGCTCGCCAAACTGCGGGGCGAGATCTAG
- the secG gene encoding preprotein translocase subunit SecG, translating to MGFSIALIVFSLLLMLLVLMHKGKGGGLSDMFGGGMQSSVGGSSVAERNLDRITIVLGLLWFACIVVLGLLMKVNN from the coding sequence ATGGGGTTCTCGATCGCCCTGATCGTCTTCAGCCTGCTGCTGATGCTCCTTGTGCTGATGCACAAGGGAAAGGGTGGCGGTCTCTCCGACATGTTCGGTGGTGGCATGCAGTCGTCCGTCGGTGGCTCGTCGGTCGCCGAGCGCAACCTGGACCGCATCACCATCGTGCTCGGTCTGCTGTGGTTCGCGTGCATTGTCGTGCTCGGCCTGCTCATGAAGGTCAACAACTGA
- the tpiA gene encoding triose-phosphate isomerase has product MTTRTPLMAGNWKMNLNHLEAIAHVQKLAFALADKDYDAVEVAVLPPFTDLRSVQTLVDGDKLKIKYGAQDISAHDSGAYTGEISGPMLAKLKCTYVAVGHSERRQYHDETDEVCNAKVKAAFKHGLTPILCVGEELHVREAGNHVTHTLSQVEGGLKDIPAEQAETVVIAYEPVWAIGTGKVCGADDAQEVCGAIRGKLAELYSQELADKVRIQYGGSVKSGNVAEIMSKPDVDGALVGGAALDAEEFVKIIRFRDQ; this is encoded by the coding sequence ATGACCACCCGCACGCCGCTGATGGCGGGCAACTGGAAGATGAACCTCAACCACCTCGAGGCCATCGCCCACGTCCAGAAGCTCGCCTTCGCGCTGGCCGACAAGGACTACGACGCCGTCGAGGTCGCGGTCCTGCCGCCCTTCACCGACCTGCGCTCCGTACAGACCCTGGTCGACGGCGACAAGCTCAAGATCAAGTACGGCGCCCAGGACATCTCGGCCCACGACTCCGGTGCCTACACCGGTGAGATCTCGGGTCCGATGCTCGCCAAGCTGAAGTGCACGTACGTGGCGGTCGGCCACTCCGAGCGCCGGCAGTACCACGACGAGACCGACGAGGTCTGCAACGCCAAGGTGAAGGCCGCCTTCAAGCACGGCCTGACCCCGATCCTGTGCGTCGGCGAGGAGCTCCACGTCCGCGAGGCGGGCAACCACGTCACGCACACGCTGTCGCAGGTCGAGGGCGGTCTCAAGGACATCCCGGCCGAGCAGGCCGAGACCGTCGTGATCGCGTACGAGCCGGTCTGGGCGATCGGCACCGGCAAGGTCTGCGGCGCCGACGACGCCCAGGAGGTCTGCGGGGCGATCCGCGGCAAGCTCGCCGAGCTGTACTCCCAGGAGCTGGCCGACAAGGTCCGCATCCAGTACGGCGGCTCGGTGAAGTCCGGGAACGTCGCGGAGATCATGTCGAAGCCCGACGTCGACGGCGCCCTCGTCGGCGGCGCGGCGCTCGACGCCGAGGAGTTCGTCAAGATCATCCGGTTCCGCGACCAGTGA
- a CDS encoding phosphoglycerate kinase, with the protein MKTIDELLAEGVEGKRVFVRADLNVPLADGKITDDGRIRAVLPTVKALADGGAKVIVASHLGRPKGAPDPAFSLLPAAERLAELLGKPVAFAQDTVGPAAHEAVDGLEPGQVAVIENLRFNAGETSKDDTERGEFADQLAALADVYVGDGFGAVHRKHASVYDLPARLPHYAGYLIATEVGVLKRLTDEVKRPYVVALGGAKVSDKLAVIDQLLGKADRLLIGGGMAYTFLKAQGHEVGISLLQEDQIPAVKEYIKRAEDSGVELVLPVDVLVSPDFPDLKTKAPANPTTVAADAIPADQEGLDIGPETRKLYASKLADAGTVFWNGPMGVFEHPDYAEGTKAVAQALLDSAAFTVVGGGDSAAAVRLLGFDENAFGHISTGGGASLEYLEGKTLPGLAALED; encoded by the coding sequence ATGAAGACGATCGACGAACTTCTCGCCGAAGGGGTCGAGGGCAAGCGGGTCTTCGTCCGCGCCGACCTCAACGTGCCTCTCGCCGACGGCAAGATCACCGACGACGGCCGCATCCGCGCCGTCCTGCCCACCGTCAAGGCCCTGGCCGACGGGGGCGCCAAGGTGATCGTCGCCTCCCACCTGGGCCGTCCCAAGGGAGCCCCGGACCCGGCGTTCTCGCTGCTGCCGGCCGCCGAGCGCCTCGCCGAGCTCCTCGGCAAGCCGGTCGCGTTCGCCCAGGACACCGTCGGCCCCGCCGCCCACGAAGCGGTGGACGGTCTGGAGCCCGGCCAGGTCGCCGTCATCGAGAACCTCCGCTTCAACGCCGGTGAGACGTCGAAGGACGACACCGAGCGCGGCGAGTTCGCCGACCAGCTGGCCGCCCTGGCCGACGTCTACGTGGGCGACGGCTTCGGCGCGGTGCACCGCAAGCACGCCTCGGTGTACGACCTGCCGGCCCGCCTGCCGCACTACGCCGGCTACCTCATCGCCACCGAGGTCGGCGTCCTGAAGAGGCTCACCGACGAGGTCAAGCGGCCGTACGTCGTCGCGCTCGGCGGGGCCAAGGTCTCCGACAAGCTCGCCGTCATCGACCAGCTGCTCGGCAAGGCCGACCGCCTGCTCATCGGCGGCGGCATGGCCTACACCTTCCTCAAGGCCCAGGGCCACGAGGTCGGCATCTCCCTCCTCCAGGAGGACCAGATCCCGGCCGTGAAGGAGTACATCAAGCGCGCCGAGGACAGCGGCGTCGAGCTGGTGCTCCCCGTGGACGTCCTGGTCTCGCCGGACTTCCCCGACCTCAAGACGAAGGCTCCGGCCAACCCCACCACCGTCGCCGCGGACGCCATCCCGGCCGACCAGGAGGGTCTCGACATCGGTCCGGAGACCCGCAAGCTGTACGCATCGAAGCTCGCCGACGCCGGGACCGTCTTCTGGAACGGCCCGATGGGCGTCTTCGAGCACCCCGACTACGCCGAGGGCACCAAGGCGGTCGCCCAGGCGCTCCTCGACTCCGCGGCCTTCACGGTCGTCGGCGGTGGCGACTCCGCCGCGGCCGTCCGGCTCCTTGGCTTCGACGAGAATGCATTCGGCCACATCTCGACCGGCGGCGGCGCCTCCCTCGAATACCTCGAGGGCAAGACGCTCCCCGGCCTTGCCGCACTGGAGGACTGA
- the gap gene encoding type I glyceraldehyde-3-phosphate dehydrogenase, which translates to MTIRVGINGFGRIGRNYFRALLEQGADIEIVAVNDLGDTATTAHLLKYDTILGRLKAEVTHTVDTITVDGHSIKVLSERNPADIPWGELGVDIVIESTGIFTKKADAEKHIAGGAKKVLISAPAKDEDITIVMGVNQDQYNPATDHVISNASCTTNCVAPMAKVLDENFGIVKGLMTTVHAYTNDQRILDFPHSDLRRARAAAENIIPTTTGAAKATALVLPQLKGKLDGIAMRVPVPTGSATDLVVTLARETTKDEVNAAFKKAAEDGDLKGYLSYTEDPIVSSDIVGDPASCTFDSSLTMVQEGNSVKILGWYDNEWGYSNRLVDLTVFVGGQL; encoded by the coding sequence GTGACGATCCGCGTAGGCATCAACGGCTTTGGCCGCATCGGGCGTAACTACTTCCGCGCGCTGCTTGAGCAGGGTGCAGACATCGAGATCGTGGCTGTCAACGACCTCGGTGACACCGCGACCACCGCACACCTTCTGAAGTACGACACCATCCTCGGCCGCCTCAAGGCCGAGGTCACGCACACCGTCGACACGATCACCGTCGACGGCCACAGCATCAAGGTCCTTTCCGAGCGCAACCCCGCCGACATCCCGTGGGGCGAGCTCGGCGTCGACATCGTCATCGAGTCGACCGGCATCTTCACGAAGAAGGCCGACGCCGAGAAGCACATCGCCGGCGGCGCCAAGAAGGTCCTCATCTCGGCTCCGGCCAAGGACGAGGACATCACCATCGTGATGGGCGTCAACCAGGACCAGTACAACCCGGCGACGGACCACGTCATCTCGAACGCGTCCTGCACCACGAACTGTGTGGCGCCGATGGCCAAGGTTCTCGACGAGAACTTCGGCATCGTCAAGGGCCTGATGACCACGGTCCACGCGTACACGAACGACCAGCGCATCCTGGACTTCCCGCACTCGGACCTGCGCCGCGCCCGTGCCGCCGCCGAGAACATCATTCCGACCACCACCGGTGCCGCCAAGGCGACCGCCCTGGTCCTCCCGCAGCTCAAGGGCAAGCTCGACGGCATCGCGATGCGCGTCCCGGTCCCGACCGGCTCCGCCACCGACCTGGTCGTCACCCTTGCGCGCGAGACCACCAAGGACGAGGTCAACGCCGCGTTCAAGAAGGCCGCCGAGGACGGCGACCTCAAGGGCTACCTGTCCTACACCGAGGACCCGATCGTCTCCTCGGACATCGTCGGCGACCCGGCGTCCTGCACGTTCGACTCCTCCCTGACCATGGTTCAGGAAGGTAACTCGGTGAAGATCCTCGGCTGGTACGACAACGAGTGGGGCTACTCCAACCGTCTGGTCGACCTCACGGTCTTCGTCGGTGGCCAGCTCTAA
- a CDS encoding M14 family metallopeptidase, with amino-acid sequence MRRRARSILATTALILGGLGGAGLTPVAQAESGGAPRSDADPVKVFRAEVTKEQVPLLLAAGQDGHELGEQAPEKGKAQVEVYLTDKQAKQLEKKGVELTEHTLSAKARARVAAAGDGVFRPYSGKGNLQEEIVRTGQAHPGLTKVVSIGKTVQGKDILAVKLTKGARTTRDGSKPSVLYMSNQHAREWITPEMTRRLMHYYLDNYSKDKRIKKIVDSTEMWFVLSANPDGYDWTFNPDGDRQWRKNMRDVNGDGAITTGDGVDLNRNFAYKWGYDDEGSSPSPASETYRGASPGSEPETKALDAFEKRIGFRYAINYHSAAELLLYGVGWQVATPTPDDVLYKALAGTPENSAIPGYHPQVSSELYTTNGEADGHAGNVNGIGMFTPEMSECQTASAVDPDDQWRPEDCESVFTFPDDEKLIQQEFTKNIPFALSVAETAAHPDQPSSSVGLDAPDFTPAAFSTSYARGADQEVSVTARKSVRDKELNYRVDGGRTHDEDLRAWKGGETYGGDDNLHFDAYRARIEGADPGDKVEVWFTGRGKSGKRTSSEHFTYTVAERPRADTLVVAENDPTGQQAKAYVDALKANGRTPLVWNVATQGAPDALAVLDHFRTVVHYTGADRPGLTTQLALRDFLNEGGKLIEAGEQAGGSVAIGGTTTNDFSQYYLGAYSRTSTPGATKFAGSGVLSGAAAGLGDAPGNPLNIAATYQATSDVLAKADYPQFTSAGAGEYAGTPNPYSPFEGSSMAAAVHTDDGWKRLTRTIDLTGVSAADKPSLKFQLLWDTEPGYDHAVLEAHTAGAEDWTTLPDAGGATTNAVPAECEAGFLIKEHPALKRYLTPGSAGCTASGTSGSWNSFTGASDGWKPVTFDLSAYAGKTVEVSLSYITDPGSGGHGVLADSASVVIGGAAKETEGFESSFGAWKVAGPPPGSPVVTKDWARAGELFKTYGAVSTKDTVLLGFGLEHVATAAERSVLVGKALASLRS; translated from the coding sequence ATGAGACGAAGAGCGAGATCGATCCTCGCCACCACGGCACTCATTCTGGGCGGACTGGGAGGCGCGGGGCTGACGCCCGTCGCCCAGGCGGAGAGCGGCGGTGCACCCCGGTCGGACGCCGATCCGGTCAAGGTGTTCCGCGCCGAGGTCACGAAGGAGCAGGTACCCCTGCTCCTCGCGGCCGGGCAGGACGGGCACGAACTCGGTGAACAGGCCCCCGAGAAGGGGAAGGCCCAGGTCGAGGTCTACCTCACCGACAAGCAGGCGAAGCAGCTGGAGAAGAAGGGCGTCGAACTCACCGAGCACACGCTCTCCGCCAAGGCGCGAGCCCGGGTGGCGGCCGCGGGCGACGGCGTGTTCCGCCCCTACAGCGGCAAGGGCAATCTCCAGGAGGAGATCGTCAGGACGGGCCAGGCACACCCCGGCCTCACCAAGGTCGTCTCCATCGGCAAGACGGTCCAGGGCAAGGACATCCTCGCGGTCAAGCTCACCAAGGGCGCCCGTACGACCAGGGACGGTTCGAAGCCGTCGGTGCTCTACATGTCCAACCAGCACGCCCGCGAGTGGATCACCCCCGAGATGACCCGCCGCCTGATGCACTACTACTTGGATAACTACTCCAAGGACAAGCGCATCAAGAAGATCGTCGACTCCACGGAGATGTGGTTCGTCCTGTCGGCGAACCCCGACGGGTACGACTGGACGTTCAACCCCGACGGCGACCGCCAGTGGCGCAAGAACATGCGGGACGTGAACGGCGACGGCGCGATCACCACGGGCGACGGCGTCGACCTCAACCGCAACTTCGCCTACAAGTGGGGCTACGACGACGAGGGTTCGTCCCCGAGCCCCGCCAGTGAGACCTACCGCGGCGCGAGCCCCGGCTCCGAGCCCGAGACGAAGGCCCTCGACGCCTTCGAGAAGCGCATCGGCTTCCGGTACGCCATCAACTACCACTCCGCGGCCGAGCTGCTGCTCTACGGAGTGGGCTGGCAGGTGGCCACGCCGACGCCGGACGACGTGCTCTACAAGGCGCTCGCCGGGACCCCCGAGAACTCCGCGATCCCCGGCTACCACCCGCAGGTCTCCTCCGAGCTGTACACCACCAACGGCGAGGCGGACGGACACGCGGGCAACGTCAACGGCATCGGGATGTTCACGCCCGAGATGAGCGAGTGCCAGACCGCGTCGGCCGTCGACCCGGACGACCAGTGGCGCCCCGAGGACTGCGAGTCGGTCTTCACCTTCCCGGACGACGAGAAGCTGATCCAGCAGGAGTTCACCAAGAACATCCCGTTCGCGCTCTCCGTGGCCGAGACCGCGGCGCACCCGGACCAGCCGTCCTCCTCGGTCGGCCTCGACGCGCCCGACTTCACCCCGGCCGCCTTCAGCACCTCGTACGCGCGCGGCGCCGACCAGGAGGTCTCGGTGACCGCCCGCAAGTCGGTGCGCGACAAGGAGCTCAACTACCGCGTGGACGGCGGCCGTACGCACGACGAGGACCTGCGTGCCTGGAAGGGCGGCGAGACCTACGGCGGCGACGACAACCTTCACTTCGACGCGTACCGCGCGAGGATCGAGGGCGCGGACCCGGGCGACAAGGTCGAGGTCTGGTTCACCGGACGCGGCAAGTCCGGGAAGCGCACCTCCAGCGAGCACTTCACGTACACCGTGGCCGAGCGGCCCAGGGCCGACACCCTCGTGGTCGCCGAGAACGACCCCACAGGCCAGCAGGCCAAGGCCTACGTGGACGCGCTGAAGGCGAACGGCCGTACCCCGCTCGTGTGGAACGTCGCCACCCAGGGCGCGCCGGACGCACTCGCGGTGCTCGACCACTTCAGGACCGTCGTCCACTACACGGGCGCCGACCGCCCCGGCCTCACCACCCAGCTCGCCCTGCGCGACTTCCTCAACGAGGGCGGCAAGCTGATCGAGGCCGGTGAGCAGGCGGGCGGCTCCGTCGCCATCGGCGGCACGACCACGAACGACTTCAGTCAGTACTACCTGGGCGCGTACTCGCGTACGTCGACGCCCGGCGCCACGAAGTTCGCCGGATCCGGCGTGCTCAGCGGCGCGGCCGCCGGCCTCGGCGACGCGCCCGGCAACCCGCTGAACATCGCCGCGACCTACCAGGCCACCTCCGACGTGCTGGCCAAGGCCGACTACCCGCAGTTCACGAGCGCGGGCGCCGGTGAGTACGCGGGCACCCCCAACCCGTACAGCCCGTTCGAGGGCAGCTCCATGGCCGCCGCTGTGCACACGGACGACGGCTGGAAGCGCCTGACCCGCACCATCGACCTCACCGGCGTCTCCGCCGCCGACAAGCCGTCCCTGAAGTTCCAGCTCCTGTGGGACACGGAACCCGGCTACGACCACGCGGTGCTGGAGGCGCACACGGCGGGTGCCGAGGACTGGACGACGCTGCCCGACGCCGGCGGCGCCACCACGAACGCCGTTCCGGCCGAGTGCGAGGCCGGATTCCTGATCAAGGAGCACCCGGCGCTCAAGCGCTATCTGACGCCCGGCAGCGCGGGCTGCACGGCCAGCGGCACCTCCGGCTCCTGGAACAGCTTCACGGGCGCCTCGGACGGCTGGAAGCCGGTGACCTTCGACCTGAGCGCCTATGCGGGCAAGACGGTCGAGGTCTCGCTCAGCTACATCACCGACCCCGGCAGCGGCGGCCACGGTGTCCTCGCCGACAGCGCTTCCGTCGTCATCGGCGGCGCGGCGAAGGAGACCGAGGGTTTCGAGTCGTCGTTCGGCGCCTGGAAGGTCGCGGGCCCGCCCCCGGGCAGCCCCGTCGTCACCAAGGACTGGGCCCGCGCGGGTGAACTGTTCAAGACATACGGAGCCGTCAGCACCAAGGACACAGTTCTCCTCGGATTCGGTCTCGAACACGTCGCCACGGCGGCCGAGCGGAGCGTGCTCGTGGGGAAGGCGCTGGCCTCCCTGAGGAGCTGA
- the whiA gene encoding DNA-binding protein WhiA — protein MAMTAAVKDEISRLPVTRTCCRKAEVSAILRFAGGLHLVSGRIVIEAELDTAMAARRLKRDILEIFGHSSELIVMAPGGLRRGSRFVVRVVAGGDQLARQTGLVDGRGRPIRGLPPQVVSGATCDAEAAWRGAFLAHGSLTEPGRSSSLEVTCPGPEAALALVGAARRLQIAGKAREVRGVDRVVVRDGDAIGALLTRMGAHESVLAWEERRMRREVRATANRLANFDDANLRRSARAAVAAGARVQRALEILADEVPEHLAAAGRLRMEHKQASLEELGALADPPLTKDAVAGRIRRLLAMADKRAQDMGIPGTESNITEEMADNLAG, from the coding sequence ATGGCGATGACGGCAGCGGTGAAGGACGAGATCTCCCGGCTTCCCGTCACCCGGACCTGCTGCAGAAAGGCAGAGGTCTCGGCCATCCTGCGCTTTGCGGGCGGGCTCCACCTGGTGAGCGGCCGCATCGTGATCGAGGCGGAGCTGGACACCGCGATGGCGGCGCGACGGCTGAAGCGGGACATCCTCGAGATCTTCGGGCACAGCTCGGAACTGATCGTGATGGCGCCCGGCGGGCTGCGCCGGGGCTCGCGCTTCGTCGTACGGGTCGTGGCCGGCGGTGACCAGCTGGCCCGCCAGACCGGTCTTGTCGACGGCCGTGGCCGCCCGATCCGGGGTCTCCCGCCGCAGGTGGTCTCGGGGGCCACCTGCGACGCCGAGGCCGCCTGGCGCGGGGCCTTCCTGGCGCACGGCTCGCTCACCGAGCCGGGCCGCTCCTCCTCCCTGGAGGTGACCTGCCCCGGACCGGAGGCCGCGCTCGCCCTGGTCGGCGCCGCACGCCGGCTCCAGATCGCGGGCAAGGCCCGTGAGGTACGCGGGGTGGACCGGGTCGTCGTACGGGACGGGGACGCCATCGGCGCCCTGCTCACCCGTATGGGGGCGCACGAGTCGGTGCTCGCCTGGGAGGAGCGGCGGATGCGGCGCGAGGTCCGCGCCACCGCCAACCGCCTGGCCAACTTCGACGACGCGAACCTGCGTCGCTCGGCGCGCGCCGCCGTCGCCGCCGGGGCCCGCGTGCAGCGCGCCCTGGAGATCCTCGCCGACGAGGTGCCGGAGCACCTCGCGGCCGCCGGGCGGCTGCGCATGGAGCACAAGCAGGCCTCCCTGGAGGAGCTGGGCGCGCTCGCCGACCCGCCGCTGACGAAGGACGCCGTCGCGGGCCGTATCCGCCGCCTGCTCGCGATGGCCGACAAGCGGGCCCAGGACATGGGCATCCCCGGCACGGAGTCGAACATCACCGAGGAGATGGCCGACAACCTCGCCGGCTGA
- a CDS encoding gluconeogenesis factor YvcK family protein, which yields MTGRTLRLGSRLRRVTPPTGRRRGAQPKVVALGGGMGLSASLAALRRITGDLTAVVTVADDGGSSGRLRDELGVLPPGDLRKALAALCGDDDWGQTWARVIQHRFQSQGDLHEHAVGNLLIVALWEQLGDHVQALDLVGKLLGAQGRVLPMSAVPLELQALVKGHDPARPDDVDTVRGQATVALTPGEVQSVHLVPNDPPAVPEAVAAVLDADWVVLGPGSWFSSVIPHLLVPELLDALMATKARRVLSLNLAPQPGETEGFSPQRHLEVLGRHAPKLALDVVLADEAAVPDRESLTDAAKEGFGAAVELAPVARPDGTPRHDPELLAAAYDRIFRMHGRIGPWR from the coding sequence ATGACCGGTCGCACACTCCGGCTCGGCAGCAGGCTCCGCCGGGTCACCCCTCCCACGGGCCGCCGGCGCGGCGCCCAGCCCAAGGTCGTCGCCCTCGGCGGCGGCATGGGCCTGTCCGCGTCCCTGGCGGCCCTGAGGCGCATCACCGGCGACCTCACGGCCGTGGTGACCGTCGCCGACGACGGCGGCTCCAGCGGCCGGCTCCGTGACGAGCTGGGCGTCCTGCCGCCCGGCGACCTGCGCAAGGCCCTCGCGGCCCTGTGCGGCGACGACGACTGGGGCCAGACCTGGGCCCGCGTCATTCAGCACCGCTTCCAGTCCCAGGGCGACCTGCACGAGCACGCCGTCGGCAATCTGCTGATCGTCGCCCTGTGGGAGCAGCTCGGCGACCATGTGCAGGCCCTCGATCTGGTCGGCAAGCTGCTCGGCGCGCAAGGGCGCGTCCTGCCCATGTCCGCGGTCCCGCTGGAGCTCCAGGCCCTCGTCAAGGGGCACGACCCGGCGCGCCCCGACGACGTCGACACGGTGCGCGGCCAGGCCACGGTGGCCCTCACCCCGGGCGAGGTGCAGTCCGTGCACCTCGTGCCGAACGACCCGCCGGCCGTCCCCGAGGCGGTCGCCGCGGTCCTCGACGCCGACTGGGTGGTGCTCGGTCCCGGCTCCTGGTTCTCCTCCGTCATCCCGCATCTGCTGGTCCCCGAGCTGCTCGACGCGCTGATGGCGACGAAGGCCCGCAGGGTCCTCTCGCTGAACCTCGCGCCGCAGCCCGGAGAAACCGAGGGGTTCTCACCGCAGCGTCATTTGGAGGTTTTGGGACGACACGCCCCTAAACTCGCCCTGGACGTGGTGCTGGCCGACGAGGCCGCCGTGCCCGATCGTGAGTCCCTGACCGACGCCGCCAAGGAGGGCTTCGGCGCTGCGGTCGAGCTGGCGCCTGTGGCCAGGCCCGACGGGACTCCGAGGCACGATCCGGAGCTGTTGGCCGCCGCGTACGACCGTATTTTTCGGATGCATGGAAGGATCGGCCCATGGCGATGA